The Myotis daubentonii chromosome 21, mMyoDau2.1, whole genome shotgun sequence genome window below encodes:
- the MFGE8 gene encoding lactadherin isoform X3: MPGPRLLAALCGALLCASGLFAGSGPCFPNPCRNDAECQALDEEALRGDVFQQYVCECQQGYTGVHCESRCAMPLGMETGAIADRQISASSVHWGFMALQRWAPELARLHRSGIVNAWTASNYDRKPWIQVNLLRRMQVSGVVTQGASRAGRAEYVKVFKVAYSLDGKKFRFIQDDANSGDKVFTGNVDNNGLKVNMFDVPQELQYVRLMPVGCHRGCTLRFELLGCEVNAGCDEPLGMKDRTIPDKQITASSIYRTWGLSSFSWYPHYARLDQQGKFNAWTAEKNSASEWLQIDLGSQKQVTGIITQGARDFGTIQYVAAYKVAHSNDGLKWTEYKDPGAEGSKIFPGNFDNNSHKRNVFETPFMARFVRVLPVAWHNRITLRVELLGC; the protein is encoded by the exons ATGCCGGGCCCCCGCCTGCTGGCCGCGCTCTGCGGCGCGCTGCTCTGCGCCTCCGGCCTCTTCGCCGGCTCTG GTCCCTGTTTCCCAAACCCCTGCCGCAATGATGCCGAATGCCAGGCGCTTGATGAGGAGGCACTCCGTGGCGATGTCTTCCAACAGTATGTCTGTGAGTGCCAGCAAGGCTACACGGGCGTCCATTGTGAGAGCA GGTGCGCCATGCCCCTGGGCATGGAGACAGGGGCCATCGCTGACCGGCAGATCTCCGCCTCGTCCGTGCACTGGGGCTTCATGGCTTTGCAGCGCTGGGCCCCGGAGCTGGCCCGCCTGCACCGCTCGGGCATCGTCAACGCCTGGACAGCCAGCAACTACGATCGGAAACCCTGGATCCAG GTGAACCTGCTACGGAGAATGCAGGTGTCGGGCGTGGTGACGCAGGGCGCCAGCCGCGCAGGCAGAGCCGAGTACGTGAAGGTGTTCAAGGTGGCGTACAGCCTCGATGGGAAAAAGTTCAGGTTCATCCAGGACGACGCGAACTCAGGAGACAAG gtATTTACGGGGAACGTGGACAACAATGGCCTGAAGGTCAACATGTTTGACGTCCCTCAAGAGTTGCAGTACGTGAGGCTGATGCCCGTTGGCTGCCACCGGGGCTGCACCCTGCGCTTTGAGCTCCTTGGCTGCGAGGTGAATG CAGGATGTGATGAACCCCTGGGAATGAAGGACAGAACCATCCCTGACAAGCAGATCACGGCCTCCAGCATCTACAGGACCTGGGGCCTGAGTTCCTTCAGCTGGTACCCCCACTACGCGCGGCTGGACCAGCAGGGCAAGTTCAACGCCTGGACCGCGGAGAAAAACTCTGCCTCCGAGTGGCTGCAG ATCGACTTGGGCTCTCAGAAACAGGTGACCGGCATCATCACGCAGGGGGCCCGAGACTTCGGCACCATCCAGTACGTGGCGGCCTACAAGGTGGCCCACAGTAACGATGGCCTGAAATGGACCGAGTATAAGGACCCGGGGGCTGAGGGCAGCAAG atcttcCCAGGCAACTTTGACAATAATTCCCACAAGAGGAACGTGTTCGAGACGCCCTTCATGGCTCGCTTTGTGCGCGTCCTGCCCGTGGCCTGGCACAACCGCATCACCCTCCGGGTGGAGCTGCTGGGATGCTAG
- the MFGE8 gene encoding lactadherin isoform X4, whose protein sequence is MPGPRLLAALCGALLCASGLFAGSGPCFPNPCRNDAECQALDEEALRGDVFQQYVCECQQGYTGVHCESRCAMPLGMETGAIADRQISASSVHWGFMALQRWAPELARLHRSGIVNAWTASNYDRKPWIQVNLLRRMQVSGVVTQGASRAGRAEYVKVFKVAYSLDGKKFRFIQDDANSGDKVFTGNVDNNGLKVNMFDVPQELQYVRLMPVGCHRGCTLRFELLGCEVNGCDEPLGMKDRTIPDKQITASSIYRTWGLSSFSWYPHYARLDQQGKFNAWTAEKNSASEWLQIDLGSQKQVTGIITQGARDFGTIQYVAAYKVAHSNDGLKWTEYKDPGAEGSKIFPGNFDNNSHKRNVFETPFMARFVRVLPVAWHNRITLRVELLGC, encoded by the exons ATGCCGGGCCCCCGCCTGCTGGCCGCGCTCTGCGGCGCGCTGCTCTGCGCCTCCGGCCTCTTCGCCGGCTCTG GTCCCTGTTTCCCAAACCCCTGCCGCAATGATGCCGAATGCCAGGCGCTTGATGAGGAGGCACTCCGTGGCGATGTCTTCCAACAGTATGTCTGTGAGTGCCAGCAAGGCTACACGGGCGTCCATTGTGAGAGCA GGTGCGCCATGCCCCTGGGCATGGAGACAGGGGCCATCGCTGACCGGCAGATCTCCGCCTCGTCCGTGCACTGGGGCTTCATGGCTTTGCAGCGCTGGGCCCCGGAGCTGGCCCGCCTGCACCGCTCGGGCATCGTCAACGCCTGGACAGCCAGCAACTACGATCGGAAACCCTGGATCCAG GTGAACCTGCTACGGAGAATGCAGGTGTCGGGCGTGGTGACGCAGGGCGCCAGCCGCGCAGGCAGAGCCGAGTACGTGAAGGTGTTCAAGGTGGCGTACAGCCTCGATGGGAAAAAGTTCAGGTTCATCCAGGACGACGCGAACTCAGGAGACAAG gtATTTACGGGGAACGTGGACAACAATGGCCTGAAGGTCAACATGTTTGACGTCCCTCAAGAGTTGCAGTACGTGAGGCTGATGCCCGTTGGCTGCCACCGGGGCTGCACCCTGCGCTTTGAGCTCCTTGGCTGCGAGGTGAATG GATGTGATGAACCCCTGGGAATGAAGGACAGAACCATCCCTGACAAGCAGATCACGGCCTCCAGCATCTACAGGACCTGGGGCCTGAGTTCCTTCAGCTGGTACCCCCACTACGCGCGGCTGGACCAGCAGGGCAAGTTCAACGCCTGGACCGCGGAGAAAAACTCTGCCTCCGAGTGGCTGCAG ATCGACTTGGGCTCTCAGAAACAGGTGACCGGCATCATCACGCAGGGGGCCCGAGACTTCGGCACCATCCAGTACGTGGCGGCCTACAAGGTGGCCCACAGTAACGATGGCCTGAAATGGACCGAGTATAAGGACCCGGGGGCTGAGGGCAGCAAG atcttcCCAGGCAACTTTGACAATAATTCCCACAAGAGGAACGTGTTCGAGACGCCCTTCATGGCTCGCTTTGTGCGCGTCCTGCCCGTGGCCTGGCACAACCGCATCACCCTCCGGGTGGAGCTGCTGGGATGCTAG
- the MFGE8 gene encoding lactadherin isoform X1, which yields MPGPRLLAALCGALLCASGLFAGSGDFCDSIECLNGGTCLSQDELPFYCLCPEGFTGPICNETEKGPCFPNPCRNDAECQALDEEALRGDVFQQYVCECQQGYTGVHCESRCAMPLGMETGAIADRQISASSVHWGFMALQRWAPELARLHRSGIVNAWTASNYDRKPWIQVNLLRRMQVSGVVTQGASRAGRAEYVKVFKVAYSLDGKKFRFIQDDANSGDKVFTGNVDNNGLKVNMFDVPQELQYVRLMPVGCHRGCTLRFELLGCEVNAGCDEPLGMKDRTIPDKQITASSIYRTWGLSSFSWYPHYARLDQQGKFNAWTAEKNSASEWLQIDLGSQKQVTGIITQGARDFGTIQYVAAYKVAHSNDGLKWTEYKDPGAEGSKIFPGNFDNNSHKRNVFETPFMARFVRVLPVAWHNRITLRVELLGC from the exons ATGCCGGGCCCCCGCCTGCTGGCCGCGCTCTGCGGCGCGCTGCTCTGCGCCTCCGGCCTCTTCGCCGGCTCTG GTGACTTCTGTGACTCCATCGAGTGCCTGAACGGTGGGACCTGCCTGTCACAGGACGAGCTCCCCTTCTATTGCCTCTGCCCAGAAGGCTTTACGGGGCCCATTTGCAACGAGACTGAGAAAG GTCCCTGTTTCCCAAACCCCTGCCGCAATGATGCCGAATGCCAGGCGCTTGATGAGGAGGCACTCCGTGGCGATGTCTTCCAACAGTATGTCTGTGAGTGCCAGCAAGGCTACACGGGCGTCCATTGTGAGAGCA GGTGCGCCATGCCCCTGGGCATGGAGACAGGGGCCATCGCTGACCGGCAGATCTCCGCCTCGTCCGTGCACTGGGGCTTCATGGCTTTGCAGCGCTGGGCCCCGGAGCTGGCCCGCCTGCACCGCTCGGGCATCGTCAACGCCTGGACAGCCAGCAACTACGATCGGAAACCCTGGATCCAG GTGAACCTGCTACGGAGAATGCAGGTGTCGGGCGTGGTGACGCAGGGCGCCAGCCGCGCAGGCAGAGCCGAGTACGTGAAGGTGTTCAAGGTGGCGTACAGCCTCGATGGGAAAAAGTTCAGGTTCATCCAGGACGACGCGAACTCAGGAGACAAG gtATTTACGGGGAACGTGGACAACAATGGCCTGAAGGTCAACATGTTTGACGTCCCTCAAGAGTTGCAGTACGTGAGGCTGATGCCCGTTGGCTGCCACCGGGGCTGCACCCTGCGCTTTGAGCTCCTTGGCTGCGAGGTGAATG CAGGATGTGATGAACCCCTGGGAATGAAGGACAGAACCATCCCTGACAAGCAGATCACGGCCTCCAGCATCTACAGGACCTGGGGCCTGAGTTCCTTCAGCTGGTACCCCCACTACGCGCGGCTGGACCAGCAGGGCAAGTTCAACGCCTGGACCGCGGAGAAAAACTCTGCCTCCGAGTGGCTGCAG ATCGACTTGGGCTCTCAGAAACAGGTGACCGGCATCATCACGCAGGGGGCCCGAGACTTCGGCACCATCCAGTACGTGGCGGCCTACAAGGTGGCCCACAGTAACGATGGCCTGAAATGGACCGAGTATAAGGACCCGGGGGCTGAGGGCAGCAAG atcttcCCAGGCAACTTTGACAATAATTCCCACAAGAGGAACGTGTTCGAGACGCCCTTCATGGCTCGCTTTGTGCGCGTCCTGCCCGTGGCCTGGCACAACCGCATCACCCTCCGGGTGGAGCTGCTGGGATGCTAG
- the MFGE8 gene encoding lactadherin isoform X2, producing MPGPRLLAALCGALLCASGLFAGSGDFCDSIECLNGGTCLSQDELPFYCLCPEGFTGPICNETEKGPCFPNPCRNDAECQALDEEALRGDVFQQYVCECQQGYTGVHCESRCAMPLGMETGAIADRQISASSVHWGFMALQRWAPELARLHRSGIVNAWTASNYDRKPWIQVNLLRRMQVSGVVTQGASRAGRAEYVKVFKVAYSLDGKKFRFIQDDANSGDKVFTGNVDNNGLKVNMFDVPQELQYVRLMPVGCHRGCTLRFELLGCEVNGCDEPLGMKDRTIPDKQITASSIYRTWGLSSFSWYPHYARLDQQGKFNAWTAEKNSASEWLQIDLGSQKQVTGIITQGARDFGTIQYVAAYKVAHSNDGLKWTEYKDPGAEGSKIFPGNFDNNSHKRNVFETPFMARFVRVLPVAWHNRITLRVELLGC from the exons ATGCCGGGCCCCCGCCTGCTGGCCGCGCTCTGCGGCGCGCTGCTCTGCGCCTCCGGCCTCTTCGCCGGCTCTG GTGACTTCTGTGACTCCATCGAGTGCCTGAACGGTGGGACCTGCCTGTCACAGGACGAGCTCCCCTTCTATTGCCTCTGCCCAGAAGGCTTTACGGGGCCCATTTGCAACGAGACTGAGAAAG GTCCCTGTTTCCCAAACCCCTGCCGCAATGATGCCGAATGCCAGGCGCTTGATGAGGAGGCACTCCGTGGCGATGTCTTCCAACAGTATGTCTGTGAGTGCCAGCAAGGCTACACGGGCGTCCATTGTGAGAGCA GGTGCGCCATGCCCCTGGGCATGGAGACAGGGGCCATCGCTGACCGGCAGATCTCCGCCTCGTCCGTGCACTGGGGCTTCATGGCTTTGCAGCGCTGGGCCCCGGAGCTGGCCCGCCTGCACCGCTCGGGCATCGTCAACGCCTGGACAGCCAGCAACTACGATCGGAAACCCTGGATCCAG GTGAACCTGCTACGGAGAATGCAGGTGTCGGGCGTGGTGACGCAGGGCGCCAGCCGCGCAGGCAGAGCCGAGTACGTGAAGGTGTTCAAGGTGGCGTACAGCCTCGATGGGAAAAAGTTCAGGTTCATCCAGGACGACGCGAACTCAGGAGACAAG gtATTTACGGGGAACGTGGACAACAATGGCCTGAAGGTCAACATGTTTGACGTCCCTCAAGAGTTGCAGTACGTGAGGCTGATGCCCGTTGGCTGCCACCGGGGCTGCACCCTGCGCTTTGAGCTCCTTGGCTGCGAGGTGAATG GATGTGATGAACCCCTGGGAATGAAGGACAGAACCATCCCTGACAAGCAGATCACGGCCTCCAGCATCTACAGGACCTGGGGCCTGAGTTCCTTCAGCTGGTACCCCCACTACGCGCGGCTGGACCAGCAGGGCAAGTTCAACGCCTGGACCGCGGAGAAAAACTCTGCCTCCGAGTGGCTGCAG ATCGACTTGGGCTCTCAGAAACAGGTGACCGGCATCATCACGCAGGGGGCCCGAGACTTCGGCACCATCCAGTACGTGGCGGCCTACAAGGTGGCCCACAGTAACGATGGCCTGAAATGGACCGAGTATAAGGACCCGGGGGCTGAGGGCAGCAAG atcttcCCAGGCAACTTTGACAATAATTCCCACAAGAGGAACGTGTTCGAGACGCCCTTCATGGCTCGCTTTGTGCGCGTCCTGCCCGTGGCCTGGCACAACCGCATCACCCTCCGGGTGGAGCTGCTGGGATGCTAG
- the HAPLN3 gene encoding hyaluronan and proteoglycan link protein 3, whose amino-acid sequence MGRLLLLVLLLPLPCVPGLPFYNGFYYSNSAHGWDPGLGGGLFSGVKLVVETPEDALLSHRGANVTLPCRYRYEPALASHGPVRIKWWKLSENGAPEQDVLVAVGPRHRSFGDYRGRVHLRPEGERDVSLEIRDLRLEDSGRYRCEVIDGLEDESGVVELELRGVVFPYQSPQGPYQLNFQEAQQACEAQEAAVASFEQLFRAWEEGLHWCNAGWLQDASVQYPITLARGPCGGLGLAPGVRSYGPRHRRLHRYDVFCFAAALRGRVYYLEHPEKLTLSEAKAACREDGAQIAKVGQLFAAWKFRGLDRCDAGWLADGSARYPVAHPRPTCGPLEPGVRSFGFPDPQSRKYGVYCYRPPR is encoded by the exons ATGGGCCGCCTGCTGCTCTTGGTCCTGCTGCTCCCGCTGCCCTGCGTCCCCGGCCTGCCCTTCTACAACGGCTTCTACTACTCCAACAGTGCCCACGGCTGGGACCCGGGCCTCGGCGGAG gcctcttCAGCGGCGTGAAGCTGGTGGTGGAGACGCCCGAGGACGCCCTGCTGTCCCACCGGGGGGCCAACGTGACCCTGCCCTGCCGGTACCGCTACGAGCCGGCCCTGGCCTCCCACGGGCCCGTGCGCATCAAGTGGTGGAAGCTGTCGGAGAACGGGGCCCCGGAGCAGGACGTGCTGGTGGCCGTCGGGCCCAGGCACCGCTCCTTCGGGGACTACCGGGGCCGCGTGCACCTGCGGCCCGAGGGGGAGCGGGACGTGTCGCTGGAGATCCGGGACCTGCGGCTGGAGGACTCGGGGCGCTACCGCTGTGAGGTCATCGACGGGCTGGAGGACGAGAGCGGTGTGGTGGAGCTGGAGCTGCGGG gtgtGGTGTTTCCCTACCAGTCCCCCCAGGGGCCCTACCAGCTCAACTTCCAGGAGGCGCAGCAGGCCTGCGAGGCCCAGGAGGCGGCCGTGGCCTCCTTCGAGCAGCTGttccgggcctgggaggagggcctGCACTGGTGCAACGCGGGCTGGCTGCAGGACGCCTCGGTGCAGTACCCCATCACGCTGGCCCGGGGGCCCTGCGGCGGCCTGGGCCTGGCGCCCGGCGTGCGCAGCTACGGGCCCCGTCACCGCCGCCTGCACCGCTATGACGTGTTCTGCTTCGCCGCTGCCCTCAGGG GGCGGGTGTACTACCTGGAGCACCCCGAGAAGCTGACACTCTCAGAGGCCAAGGCGGCCTGCCGGGAAGACGGCGCCCAGATCGCCAAGGTGGGCCAGCTCTTTGCCGCCTGGAAGTTCCGCGGCCTGGACCGCTGCGATGCCGGCTGGCTGGCAGATGGCAGCGCCCGCTACCCCGTGGCTCACCCACGCCCCACCTGcgggcccctggagcccggggtCCGGAGCTTCGGCTTCCCAGACCCGCAGAGCCGCAAGTATGGCGTCTACTGTTACCGTCCTCCTCGCTAG